A window of uncultured Litoreibacter sp. contains these coding sequences:
- the acnA gene encoding aconitate hydratase AcnA: MTDLPTQPRRIAQLSVDVEGGSLQVTDLPGILGDLLPTLPVIVRLLCENHIRAGGAIESMLLSLNGQNSDGFEFLFRPNRLLMHDTTCTPALADVAGLRDAVAEAGSDPGVLSPTLPVDVSVDHSLAVDAYGSPDAFQRNAKTEYARNAERYAFMKWASQTMDGVRVHPPGTGIMHTLNLEQLASVVEVDADGFAHPDMLLGTDSHTTMINGIGVMAWGVGGLEAESVMFGQTVSLAVPKTVGVFLTGLLPAGSFATDLALEVTHRLREMGVTGEFVEFFGPGVSTLNADARAIVANMAPEYGASTGYFPVDQTTVDYLRRTGRDATHCAQIEPVFRAMDLWFDPEAKPKYDRVLALDLSAISSVISGPRRPQDRCQPGEAATRIASAIGRELTQVSDINDEVPDGAVGIAAITSCTNTSDPSLLVAAGVLARNAQALGLSSAPWVKTSLAPGSPSARALLKRAGLDRDLSALGFDVVGHGCTTCIGNSGSLPPPVEKALSNGKAIVAVLSGNRNFPGRVHPKLDLGFLASPPLVVAYAVKGDMHGDIKTDALGVGPDGAPVFLSDIWPDPDETSQLLSEAYRAEDVPRAFASASKSLAWDAIDAPQTLQFPWDESSRYLRCPKFASAGQTTRLGQYAAKPLMVLGDDITTDHISPAGAISADSAAGQWLIERGAAADNLNVYAAYRGNWEVMLRGLFTNRLVRNHLQQGLAPFETVLEDGQVLPVFEAADLLARRGQSAVLLAGDRYGMGSSRDWAAKGVALLGTRAVIARSFERIHRTNLIGMGILPLQIEGDIDPQSLGISAADIFEIDARATQVSVRSEIPVRLVRPEGPEVPIHCRAALETQQDVDLLKCGGVLPSILESSLS; this comes from the coding sequence GTGACTGATCTGCCAACCCAGCCTCGCAGGATCGCGCAGCTGTCTGTCGACGTCGAAGGCGGAAGCCTTCAGGTCACAGACTTGCCGGGCATTCTTGGCGACCTTCTGCCAACACTGCCCGTCATTGTCAGGCTGTTATGCGAGAATCACATTCGGGCTGGCGGCGCGATTGAGTCGATGTTGCTATCGCTGAATGGGCAGAACAGCGACGGGTTTGAGTTCCTGTTTCGGCCAAACAGGCTGTTGATGCACGACACAACCTGCACGCCCGCCTTGGCGGATGTTGCGGGGCTGCGTGATGCCGTGGCCGAGGCGGGCAGTGATCCCGGCGTCCTGTCGCCGACATTGCCGGTTGACGTGTCTGTGGATCACTCCCTGGCCGTCGATGCCTACGGCAGTCCGGACGCCTTCCAAAGGAATGCGAAAACCGAATACGCACGCAACGCAGAACGCTATGCGTTCATGAAATGGGCCTCGCAAACGATGGATGGCGTAAGGGTTCATCCGCCTGGAACGGGGATCATGCACACGCTCAACCTTGAGCAACTCGCGTCAGTCGTTGAGGTCGATGCGGACGGTTTTGCGCACCCTGACATGCTATTAGGAACTGACAGCCACACCACCATGATCAACGGCATAGGCGTGATGGCCTGGGGCGTCGGCGGATTGGAAGCAGAAAGCGTCATGTTCGGCCAAACCGTGTCCTTGGCAGTACCAAAGACCGTTGGCGTTTTCCTCACGGGGCTGTTGCCTGCCGGAAGCTTCGCCACCGATCTGGCGCTTGAGGTCACACACCGCTTGCGCGAGATGGGCGTAACGGGAGAATTTGTAGAGTTCTTTGGCCCTGGCGTGTCGACATTGAACGCCGACGCCCGGGCGATTGTCGCCAACATGGCACCTGAATACGGCGCGTCCACGGGGTACTTTCCGGTTGACCAGACAACGGTGGACTACCTCAGACGCACAGGTCGCGACGCGACGCATTGTGCGCAGATCGAGCCCGTGTTTCGAGCAATGGACCTGTGGTTTGACCCGGAAGCGAAACCGAAATACGACCGGGTGCTTGCGCTTGATCTTTCGGCGATTTCGTCTGTCATTTCCGGCCCACGCCGCCCGCAGGATCGGTGCCAGCCCGGCGAGGCTGCGACAAGGATCGCATCAGCGATAGGGCGCGAACTGACCCAGGTTAGCGACATCAATGACGAAGTCCCTGACGGCGCTGTCGGAATTGCCGCCATTACAAGTTGCACCAACACGTCCGACCCATCGCTTCTAGTCGCGGCTGGAGTGCTGGCCCGAAACGCTCAAGCTCTGGGGTTGTCTTCGGCCCCTTGGGTCAAGACGTCCCTCGCGCCGGGATCGCCCTCCGCGCGGGCCTTGCTCAAGCGGGCCGGACTGGACCGGGATTTGTCGGCTCTTGGATTTGATGTGGTCGGTCATGGCTGCACGACCTGCATCGGAAACTCCGGGAGCTTGCCGCCCCCCGTCGAAAAAGCCTTGAGCAACGGTAAGGCCATTGTGGCTGTTTTGTCTGGTAACCGGAATTTTCCGGGTCGTGTGCATCCCAAACTTGATCTGGGTTTTCTGGCCTCGCCGCCGCTCGTGGTCGCCTATGCAGTGAAGGGTGACATGCATGGCGACATCAAAACGGATGCGTTGGGTGTCGGACCTGATGGCGCGCCGGTGTTCCTGTCCGATATCTGGCCGGACCCCGATGAGACTTCGCAACTCCTGAGTGAGGCGTATCGCGCCGAAGACGTCCCACGCGCCTTTGCATCGGCCAGCAAAAGCCTAGCTTGGGACGCCATTGACGCGCCGCAAACCCTTCAATTTCCGTGGGATGAGTCCTCCCGCTACTTGCGGTGCCCGAAATTTGCATCTGCCGGACAGACCACCCGGCTGGGGCAGTATGCTGCGAAACCTTTGATGGTTCTGGGCGATGACATCACCACCGATCACATTTCTCCGGCCGGTGCGATCTCTGCGGACAGTGCCGCCGGTCAGTGGCTAATTGAGCGCGGTGCCGCAGCTGACAATCTAAATGTCTATGCCGCCTATCGTGGAAATTGGGAGGTTATGCTGCGCGGGTTGTTCACCAACAGATTGGTGCGCAACCACTTGCAACAGGGGCTTGCGCCATTTGAAACGGTGCTGGAGGACGGACAGGTGTTGCCCGTATTTGAAGCGGCTGATCTGCTGGCGCGACGCGGGCAAAGCGCTGTCCTGCTGGCCGGGGATCGCTACGGCATGGGTTCCAGCCGCGACTGGGCCGCAAAGGGTGTCGCGCTTCTTGGCACCAGAGCCGTGATCGCGCGCAGCTTTGAACGCATCCACCGCACCAATCTGATCGGAATGGGTATTCTGCCTCTTCAGATAGAAGGGGATATTGACCCACAAAGCCTAGGCATCTCCGCCGCAGACATATTTGAGATCGACGCGCGAGCGACGCAAGTATCTGTCCGAAGTGAAATTCCCGTTCGGTTAGTCCGACCGGAAGGACCTGAGGTGCCGATCCACTGCCGCGCTGCCTTGGAAACACAGCAGGATGTTGATCTCCTGAAATGCGGCGGTGTTCTGCCAAGCATACTTGAGTCGAGCCTAAGCTAA
- the rraA gene encoding ribonuclease E activity regulator RraA — translation MKTADLIDDHAKDLTLVHLPFCRFGTQTQFAAQVQTVKCFEDNTEIRAQLETAGNGRVLVVDGGGSTRIALLGDMLAGLAIQNGWAGLILNAAIRDSAEIDDMETLVFALGTSPVKSAKEGWGKVGQKIGFGGVTFEPGDWVYGDADGVLHSKKQLV, via the coding sequence ATGAAAACTGCTGATCTGATTGATGACCACGCGAAAGACCTGACATTGGTGCATCTGCCATTTTGCCGTTTTGGGACACAAACGCAGTTTGCAGCGCAGGTGCAGACCGTGAAATGTTTTGAGGACAATACCGAAATACGGGCGCAGCTGGAAACTGCGGGCAACGGGCGGGTGCTTGTTGTCGATGGCGGCGGATCTACCCGGATTGCCCTTCTTGGCGACATGCTGGCCGGGCTGGCGATCCAGAACGGGTGGGCTGGATTGATCCTGAACGCGGCAATTCGTGACAGTGCCGAGATTGACGACATGGAAACGCTGGTTTTCGCGCTTGGGACAAGCCCGGTGAAAAGCGCGAAAGAGGGTTGGGGCAAAGTTGGCCAAAAGATCGGTTTCGGCGGTGTTACGTTTGAGCCGGGCGATTGGGTTTACGGCGATGCCGACGGGGTGTTGCACAGCAAAAAGCAACTGGTCTGA
- the otnC gene encoding 3-oxo-tetronate 4-phosphate decarboxylase has translation MMQDEAALRAQMAKLCASLFQRGFSVGSAGNVSARLPDGFLMTPTNATLGEIEPDRIAKIDEDGNHVGGDKPTKEVFLHRAFYDTRPQAGAVVHLHSTWATALSCLEDTNPDDCIPPLTPYVVMRVGPVKLVPYVKPGDPKSGDLIRDLCGAYGAVLLANHGPVVSGKDLFSAVCAAEELEETAKLLVALEGRKTRLLTSGQVTELNETFGRI, from the coding sequence ATGATGCAGGACGAGGCCGCGCTGCGCGCGCAGATGGCAAAGCTTTGCGCCTCCTTGTTTCAGCGCGGCTTTTCTGTGGGCTCCGCAGGCAATGTATCAGCGCGACTGCCTGACGGCTTTCTGATGACACCGACCAATGCGACACTGGGAGAAATTGAGCCCGACCGCATTGCCAAAATTGACGAAGACGGCAATCACGTAGGCGGTGACAAGCCGACCAAGGAAGTGTTCCTACACCGAGCGTTCTATGACACCCGACCACAGGCAGGCGCTGTTGTTCACCTGCATTCTACATGGGCTACAGCTTTGTCGTGCCTCGAAGACACCAACCCCGACGACTGTATTCCACCGCTGACCCCTTATGTGGTCATGCGGGTCGGGCCAGTGAAGCTGGTGCCCTATGTGAAACCCGGGGACCCGAAATCAGGCGACCTGATCCGCGATCTCTGTGGAGCATACGGTGCAGTGCTTTTGGCCAATCACGGGCCGGTCGTGTCTGGCAAAGACCTGTTTTCAGCGGTGTGCGCGGCCGAGGAGCTGGAAGAAACCGCCAAGCTGCTGGTCGCGCTGGAAGGGCGAAAAACGCGCCTTCTGACATCTGGGCAGGTGACTGAGCTCAACGAAACATTTGGAAGGATCTAA
- the otnK gene encoding 3-oxo-tetronate kinase codes for MLIGVIADDFTGASDIANTLAKGAGPQGGLHTAQFPGVPETPAPKDIEAGVVSLKSRTVPVAEAVSQSLAALNWLKAQGCQQFIFKYCSTFDSTKDGNIGPVAEALADALDAQSVIFCPAFPTTGRTLYQGHLFVNGQLLNESGMQNHPLTPMTDADIRRWLGHQTSVDVGHVPVETVHKGADAVRALMADAPARFLVADAISDADLMTLGVALKGAKLITGGSGIALGLPANFIDANRSDLGRQRYSGVQGAEAILAGSCSGATRGQVEHHAQSHPTLAIDVPGVMAGTVTKDTLVSFYQEHAGNAPLAFSSGTPEDVRAIQSKFGRDVVAAKLDALFADTAEALIDAGYRRLVVAGGETSGAVAQAVAHALGAPAMTIGPEIDPGVPVLRVGTDDPVALALKSGNFGARDFFAKALQMMEAGQ; via the coding sequence ATGTTGATCGGGGTTATTGCTGACGATTTCACGGGCGCAAGCGACATTGCCAACACCTTGGCCAAGGGCGCGGGCCCGCAGGGGGGGCTGCATACGGCCCAGTTTCCAGGCGTGCCCGAAACACCCGCCCCAAAGGACATCGAGGCCGGGGTTGTGTCGCTGAAAAGCCGCACCGTCCCTGTTGCGGAAGCTGTCTCGCAAAGCCTTGCGGCGCTGAACTGGCTGAAGGCGCAAGGATGCCAGCAATTCATCTTCAAGTATTGTTCGACATTCGATTCCACCAAGGACGGCAATATCGGACCTGTCGCCGAAGCTTTGGCTGACGCGTTGGATGCGCAAAGTGTGATCTTTTGCCCGGCCTTCCCGACCACAGGTCGCACACTCTACCAAGGGCATCTGTTCGTGAATGGGCAGCTGCTGAATGAGTCAGGCATGCAAAACCACCCCCTGACCCCAATGACCGATGCGGACATACGACGATGGTTGGGGCATCAAACCAGCGTCGACGTGGGCCATGTTCCAGTCGAAACCGTGCATAAGGGCGCGGACGCGGTGCGCGCCCTTATGGCAGATGCGCCTGCCCGGTTCTTGGTCGCGGATGCTATCTCGGACGCCGACCTGATGACACTTGGTGTTGCGTTGAAGGGCGCGAAACTGATCACCGGCGGCTCTGGCATTGCCCTTGGCCTGCCCGCAAATTTCATCGACGCAAACCGGTCCGACCTTGGCCGCCAGAGGTATTCCGGCGTGCAAGGTGCCGAAGCCATCCTTGCCGGCTCGTGCTCGGGCGCGACACGCGGACAGGTTGAGCATCACGCGCAATCCCATCCGACGCTTGCGATTGACGTGCCAGGTGTCATGGCAGGAACGGTGACCAAAGACACGCTCGTTTCATTCTATCAGGAGCATGCTGGCAATGCCCCATTGGCTTTTTCGTCAGGCACCCCCGAAGACGTCCGTGCAATCCAGTCAAAGTTCGGCCGAGACGTTGTTGCGGCAAAGCTTGATGCGCTGTTTGCGGATACGGCAGAGGCTCTGATCGACGCCGGTTATCGCCGGCTGGTTGTGGCGGGCGGCGAGACGTCCGGGGCCGTTGCCCAAGCTGTGGCCCATGCGTTGGGCGCGCCCGCCATGACCATCGGGCCTGAAATTGACCCCGGCGTCCCGGTGTTGCGCGTCGGGACTGATGACCCTGTCGCATTGGCGCTGAAGTCGGGAAATTTTGGCGCGCGGGATTTCTTCGCCAAGGCGTTGCAGATGATGGAAGCAGGCCAATGA
- a CDS encoding aspartate/glutamate racemase family protein → MTHQPRIALIHATRVAIDPIESAVSTLWPEAETISILEEGLSVDRSKTTSLSGDLTRRILDLTRYAEAAQADGVLFTCSAFGSAIEQANFEARIPVMKPNEAMFDAAFEHGERIAMIYTFPPAAGGMEDEFREAAAARGIAAKITSYFCDGALDAKRAGDDATHDQLIGETASQIKDADAILLAQFSMAGAAHGVRAATGCPVLTSPDAAVEEMRRRVLTGKGK, encoded by the coding sequence ATGACACACCAGCCGAGAATCGCCCTAATTCACGCGACGCGGGTTGCAATTGACCCCATCGAGTCTGCGGTCAGTACGCTTTGGCCGGAGGCAGAAACCATCTCGATCCTGGAAGAGGGCCTGTCGGTTGACAGATCTAAAACCACCTCGCTTTCGGGCGACCTGACGAGACGCATTCTTGACCTCACCCGCTATGCTGAAGCCGCCCAGGCGGACGGCGTTCTGTTCACCTGCTCTGCCTTTGGGTCAGCGATCGAACAGGCAAATTTCGAGGCCCGCATCCCGGTGATGAAGCCCAACGAGGCTATGTTTGATGCTGCATTCGAGCACGGCGAGCGGATCGCGATGATCTATACGTTCCCACCTGCCGCCGGTGGCATGGAAGATGAATTTCGCGAAGCCGCGGCGGCGCGAGGCATTGCCGCCAAAATCACCTCCTACTTCTGTGACGGTGCGCTCGATGCGAAACGCGCAGGCGACGACGCCACACATGACCAACTGATCGGAGAGACCGCAAGCCAGATCAAAGATGCGGATGCAATCTTGCTGGCGCAATTTTCCATGGCTGGTGCAGCCCATGGCGTCAGGGCAGCGACGGGATGCCCCGTTCTGACCAGCCCGGACGCCGCGGTTGAGGAAATGCGACGGCGCGTGCTGACCGGAAAAGGAAAATGA
- a CDS encoding isocitrate/isopropylmalate dehydrogenase family protein, giving the protein MRIMTLPCDGIGPEIMAATLEVVEAANKRFDLGLTFQEEESGFTSLKKHGITLRDEVLDRARTEFDGVILGTQSHMDYPPVVEGGRNVSAGFRIGLDLYANVRPARSRDFLPNKAEGMDLVIMREATEGFYPDRNMFKGVGEMMPDPDMALSVRKITRHGSMRICREAFKLAMQRNKKVAAIHKANSFLMTDGLFLECFREVAKDYPEVETEELIVDAFAALLVRKPQEYDVVVATNFYGDILSDLASELSGSLGLAGSINANAETGLCCAQAQHGSAPDIQGQNVANPTSLILSAAMMLTWLGEQRGVSNLMAAGQAITDAVDAVIDDPAKRTRDLGGTVNTDTFGSLVAEMLAKEAVAA; this is encoded by the coding sequence ATGCGTATTATGACCTTACCCTGCGACGGTATCGGGCCTGAAATCATGGCCGCGACCCTTGAAGTGGTCGAGGCAGCGAACAAGCGGTTCGATCTTGGGCTTACCTTTCAGGAAGAAGAGTCTGGATTCACGAGCCTGAAGAAACACGGCATTACGCTGCGCGATGAGGTGCTGGACCGGGCACGCACCGAGTTTGATGGCGTCATCCTGGGCACGCAATCGCATATGGACTACCCGCCGGTAGTCGAGGGTGGGCGCAATGTGTCAGCCGGTTTCCGCATTGGTCTTGATCTCTACGCGAACGTCCGACCCGCGCGCAGCCGCGACTTCCTGCCGAACAAAGCTGAAGGCATGGACCTTGTGATTATGCGCGAGGCCACGGAAGGGTTCTATCCTGACCGCAACATGTTCAAAGGTGTAGGCGAGATGATGCCGGACCCCGACATGGCACTGTCTGTGCGCAAAATCACCCGCCACGGCTCGATGCGGATATGCCGCGAAGCGTTCAAACTAGCGATGCAACGCAACAAAAAGGTAGCCGCGATTCACAAGGCGAACTCGTTTCTCATGACGGACGGCTTGTTCCTTGAGTGCTTCCGCGAGGTTGCCAAGGACTACCCGGAGGTTGAGACCGAAGAGTTGATCGTCGATGCTTTCGCAGCCCTGCTGGTCCGTAAGCCACAGGAGTATGACGTGGTGGTCGCTACCAACTTCTACGGCGATATTCTATCCGACCTTGCGTCAGAGCTATCGGGTTCTCTAGGGCTCGCAGGCTCGATCAACGCCAATGCGGAAACCGGTCTGTGTTGTGCACAGGCGCAGCATGGCTCTGCCCCGGATATCCAGGGCCAGAACGTGGCCAATCCGACCTCGCTTATCCTGTCGGCGGCGATGATGCTGACATGGTTGGGCGAACAACGTGGGGTCTCCAACCTCATGGCCGCAGGCCAAGCCATCACGGACGCGGTCGATGCGGTCATTGATGATCCGGCAAAGCGGACACGAGATCTAGGCGGCACGGTCAACACCGATACATTCGGATCGCTTGTGGCCGAGATGCTTGCCAAAGAGGCCGTTGCGGCCTGA
- a CDS encoding tripartite tricarboxylate transporter permease has protein sequence METLSNLGDGFVLAFTLQNLFLALVGCFIGTIVGALPGLGPSNGVAILIPIAFSLGLGPIPSLILLCSVYYGALYGSRISAILLNIPGDDAAMMTCLDGHPMAKKGMPGQALTLSAIASFVGAFIATWGLVFLAPQLVKIALLFGPAEYFVLYVMAFATLGGIMSNNQGKALFAVAFGLAIAMVGSDSQTGAQRFTFGQIYLFDGVSFLVAVVGLFALSEVFYFLEQHHAGKVGETKQMKIGKLLPEWSMIKSCIPTMGRTTVIGFICGVLPGSGATLGSFLSYSLEKATVDREGKSFGTGDPRGVVAPEVGNNAAAGGSLVPMLSLGIPGSGTTAILLALLLQLNITPGPLLFAKNPDIVWSLIASLFIANVMLLVMNVPLVGIFTKVLLVPTRIMMPIVAMISVVGVYSLSGSTVDVMTMVGFGLLGWLFRKLDVPIVPIILGILLGNEMEVNLRRAMTISDGEWSILVGSPLAIILWAIAITGFLLPVILGRRVKKRMAAEIKEANIAADD, from the coding sequence ATGGAAACGCTTTCTAATCTCGGCGATGGTTTCGTCCTCGCATTCACTCTGCAAAACCTGTTTCTGGCCTTGGTAGGCTGCTTCATCGGCACGATCGTTGGCGCGCTGCCCGGGCTTGGGCCATCGAATGGCGTGGCCATTCTGATCCCGATTGCCTTTTCGCTGGGGCTTGGCCCGATCCCGTCCCTCATTTTGCTGTGCAGCGTCTACTATGGCGCGCTCTACGGATCGCGCATCAGCGCCATCTTGTTGAACATACCTGGGGACGATGCCGCCATGATGACCTGTCTTGACGGGCATCCAATGGCAAAGAAAGGTATGCCGGGGCAGGCCCTGACACTGTCGGCCATTGCGTCCTTCGTGGGTGCGTTCATTGCCACTTGGGGGCTTGTATTCCTCGCGCCGCAATTGGTTAAGATTGCCCTGCTGTTCGGACCTGCTGAATATTTTGTGCTTTATGTCATGGCCTTTGCGACCCTTGGCGGGATCATGAGCAACAACCAAGGCAAGGCCTTGTTCGCGGTCGCGTTTGGTTTGGCCATTGCGATGGTGGGCAGTGACAGTCAAACCGGCGCGCAGCGCTTCACTTTTGGTCAAATATATCTTTTTGACGGGGTCAGCTTCTTGGTGGCTGTGGTCGGTCTGTTTGCCCTGTCCGAGGTGTTCTACTTCCTTGAGCAGCACCATGCAGGCAAGGTTGGCGAGACCAAGCAGATGAAGATCGGCAAGCTGTTGCCAGAATGGAGCATGATCAAAAGCTGTATCCCGACGATGGGGCGCACAACTGTGATTGGCTTCATCTGCGGCGTCTTGCCGGGCTCGGGCGCGACGCTGGGGTCGTTTCTGTCCTACTCGTTGGAAAAGGCGACCGTCGACCGCGAAGGCAAGAGTTTTGGTACGGGCGATCCGCGCGGCGTTGTGGCGCCAGAGGTCGGCAATAATGCGGCCGCCGGCGGCTCCTTGGTGCCGATGCTGTCGCTTGGCATTCCCGGTTCCGGGACGACGGCCATTTTGCTGGCGCTGCTCTTGCAGCTGAACATCACACCCGGGCCGCTGCTGTTTGCAAAGAACCCCGATATCGTCTGGAGCCTGATTGCTTCGCTGTTTATCGCGAACGTCATGCTGCTGGTCATGAACGTGCCGCTTGTTGGCATTTTCACGAAAGTTCTGCTGGTCCCTACCCGCATCATGATGCCGATTGTTGCCATGATCTCGGTCGTCGGTGTCTACAGCCTGTCCGGATCAACAGTGGATGTGATGACAATGGTGGGCTTTGGCCTTTTGGGCTGGCTCTTCCGCAAGCTCGACGTGCCGATTGTGCCCATCATTCTGGGCATCCTGCTGGGCAACGAAATGGAAGTGAACCTGCGCCGCGCCATGACGATCTCGGATGGGGAATGGTCCATTCTGGTTGGTAGCCCGCTTGCGATCATCCTGTGGGCGATTGCGATCACCGGGTTCTTGTTGCCGGTCATCCTCGGACGCCGCGTCAAGAAACGGATGGCGGCAGAAATCAAAGAAGCAAACATCGCGGCGGACGACTAA
- a CDS encoding tripartite tricarboxylate transporter TctB family protein, with product MSDRVFGGVGLALAIFYIWAASTIKLTFMVDLVGPRTFPYLIGAGLALTSIYVMLRPDAEPDWPGGRGVMEILAATVVMLLYGQLLPEIGFVFSTALATAYLTWRLGTLPLWSFVVGALTSIGIYVVFHLVLGLSLAEGPLGF from the coding sequence ATGAGCGACCGCGTATTCGGCGGTGTCGGATTGGCGCTGGCCATTTTCTACATCTGGGCAGCATCGACAATAAAACTGACCTTCATGGTCGATCTCGTCGGCCCAAGAACATTTCCGTATCTCATCGGTGCAGGCCTCGCTTTGACGTCAATCTACGTGATGTTGCGCCCGGATGCCGAGCCAGACTGGCCCGGGGGGCGTGGGGTCATGGAAATCCTGGCCGCGACGGTTGTGATGCTGCTTTACGGTCAGTTGCTGCCTGAGATCGGCTTCGTATTTTCGACCGCATTGGCAACTGCCTACCTGACGTGGCGGTTGGGAACATTGCCGCTTTGGTCTTTCGTTGTTGGTGCCCTGACATCTATCGGCATCTACGTGGTCTTCCACCTTGTCCTCGGCCTGTCGTTGGCCGAAGGCCCGCTTGGCTTCTAA
- a CDS encoding tripartite tricarboxylate transporter substrate-binding protein has protein sequence MFKNFSRASVVAIAATFAGVTGASADFKAESPQCIAPSNPGGGWDFICRTTAKYLFDLGVIGESMQVTNMSGGGGGVAFAHVTKERNEDNNLIVAASMSTSARIAQGIYEGAKQDDVHFLATFGAEYGAIAVSADSKYQTLNEMMDDILADPKSVGIAGGSSVGSFDHIKPMLIAREAGMEDVTQLKYVSFSGGGEAMTGLLSGSVEALSGDFSEMLGFLESGDIRILAIMGPERLKNFPDIPTAKEQGYDVIGANWRGLYMPAGASDEAKAFWSQAIQTMVADPGFQETLEAAAMAPFNNFGDDMYNFVAGSIEDVTKLSKEIGIIE, from the coding sequence ATGTTCAAGAATTTTTCACGCGCCAGTGTTGTTGCGATCGCCGCAACTTTCGCCGGCGTTACCGGGGCTTCGGCAGACTTCAAAGCTGAAAGTCCACAATGCATCGCACCATCCAACCCTGGTGGCGGCTGGGATTTCATCTGCCGGACGACCGCAAAGTACCTGTTTGACCTCGGCGTGATCGGGGAGTCGATGCAGGTCACCAACATGTCTGGCGGCGGCGGCGGCGTTGCTTTTGCGCATGTCACGAAGGAACGCAATGAAGACAACAACCTGATCGTTGCCGCGTCAATGTCCACGAGTGCCCGGATCGCTCAAGGCATCTACGAGGGCGCCAAGCAGGACGATGTGCATTTTCTCGCGACCTTTGGCGCGGAATACGGCGCAATCGCAGTCAGCGCGGATTCCAAGTACCAAACACTGAACGAAATGATGGACGACATCCTGGCTGATCCAAAATCGGTTGGTATCGCAGGTGGCTCCTCGGTCGGCAGCTTTGACCACATCAAACCCATGCTGATTGCCCGCGAGGCTGGCATGGAGGATGTGACGCAGCTAAAATACGTGTCGTTCTCGGGTGGCGGCGAGGCGATGACCGGACTTCTTTCGGGGTCGGTCGAAGCGCTGTCTGGCGACTTCTCCGAGATGCTGGGCTTCCTCGAATCCGGTGACATCCGTATCCTCGCGATCATGGGGCCTGAGCGTCTGAAGAATTTCCCGGACATCCCTACTGCCAAAGAGCAGGGCTATGACGTGATTGGCGCCAACTGGCGTGGCCTCTATATGCCCGCTGGTGCATCCGACGAAGCGAAGGCCTTCTGGAGCCAAGCGATCCAGACCATGGTCGCCGATCCCGGTTTCCAAGAGACCCTAGAGGCCGCCGCAATGGCACCCTTCAACAACTTTGGGGACGACATGTATAACTTTGTCGCCGGAAGCATTGAAGACGTGACCAAGCTGTCCAAAGAGATCGGCATCATCGAGTAA